A window of Amycolatopsis australiensis contains these coding sequences:
- a CDS encoding RNA polymerase sigma factor: MTDVERLLRDLAPQVLAALVRRYGGFDTCEDAVQEALLAASQQWPVEGVPDHPKGWLITTASRRRIEQWRSETARQRREQAVALAEPPDPEPVAGIDDTLTLLLLCCHPSLPRPSQVALTLRAVGGLTTAEIARAFLVPEATIGQRISRAKQKLRGERFTGENRAERLPAVLQVLYLIFTEGHTASSGDALNRVDLTTEAIRLVRLLRAELPDDGEVTGLLALMLLTDARRPARVGPTGALIPLAEQDRTRWNREFIAEGVELITRALATAPVGPYQLQAAIAAVHDEAPTAEETDWAQILTLYDLLRVVAPGPMVTLNRVVAFAQVHGPQAGLAELNGIADPALERHHRVDAVRAHLLELSGDTAAASEAYLAAARRTLSLPEQAYLQSRAAELAP; encoded by the coding sequence GTGACCGACGTCGAACGCCTGCTCCGCGATCTCGCGCCCCAGGTGCTCGCGGCCCTCGTCCGGCGCTACGGCGGCTTCGACACCTGCGAGGACGCCGTCCAGGAGGCACTGCTGGCCGCGTCGCAGCAGTGGCCGGTCGAAGGCGTTCCGGACCACCCGAAAGGATGGCTGATCACCACGGCGTCCCGGCGCCGCATCGAGCAGTGGCGCAGCGAGACCGCCCGGCAGCGGCGGGAGCAGGCCGTCGCGCTGGCCGAGCCGCCCGATCCCGAGCCGGTCGCCGGCATCGACGACACGCTGACCCTGCTGCTGCTCTGCTGCCACCCGTCGCTCCCGCGGCCCTCACAGGTCGCGCTCACGCTGCGCGCGGTCGGCGGACTGACGACCGCCGAGATCGCCCGCGCGTTCCTTGTCCCGGAAGCCACGATCGGCCAGCGGATCAGCCGCGCGAAGCAGAAGCTGCGCGGCGAACGGTTCACCGGCGAAAACCGCGCCGAGCGGCTGCCCGCGGTGCTGCAGGTGCTGTACCTGATCTTCACCGAAGGCCACACCGCCAGCTCGGGCGACGCGCTCAACCGCGTCGACCTGACGACCGAGGCCATCCGCCTGGTCCGCCTGCTGCGCGCGGAGCTGCCGGACGACGGCGAGGTCACCGGCCTGCTGGCCCTGATGCTGCTGACCGACGCCCGCCGCCCCGCACGGGTCGGGCCGACCGGCGCGCTGATCCCGCTGGCGGAGCAGGACCGGACGCGCTGGAACAGGGAATTCATCGCGGAAGGCGTCGAACTGATCACCCGTGCGCTGGCCACCGCGCCCGTCGGCCCGTACCAGCTCCAGGCGGCGATCGCGGCGGTGCACGACGAGGCCCCGACGGCCGAAGAGACGGACTGGGCGCAGATCCTCACGCTGTACGACCTGCTGCGGGTCGTGGCGCCGGGCCCGATGGTGACGCTGAACCGCGTCGTGGCGTTCGCCCAGGTCCACGGCCCGCAGGCCGGGCTGGCGGAGCTGAACGGGATCGCGGACCCCGCGCTGGAGCGCCACCACCGGGTGGACGCGGTGCGCGCGCACCTGCTGGAGCTGTCCGGGGACACCGCCGCGGCGAGCGAGGCCTACCTGGCCGCCGCCCGGCGGACCTTGAGCCTGCCGGAACAGGCCTACCTGCAGTCACGGGCCGCCGAGCTGGCGCCGTGA
- a CDS encoding YciI family protein encodes MKYVVLIYGNPESRQAWAGMSDQQRAAGLAYYQQLNDELDASGERIVSERLAFPELTTQVRVGENGATTTDGPFAEAKEFLAGFYLLDCESRERAVEIAARIPEAAFGVVEVRPVMGLHGPEL; translated from the coding sequence GTGAAATACGTGGTCCTGATCTACGGCAACCCCGAGTCCCGGCAGGCCTGGGCCGGCATGAGCGACCAGCAGCGCGCGGCCGGCCTCGCCTACTACCAGCAGCTCAACGACGAGCTGGACGCGTCCGGGGAACGCATCGTCTCCGAGCGGCTCGCCTTCCCCGAACTCACCACCCAGGTCCGCGTCGGCGAGAACGGCGCCACGACCACCGACGGGCCGTTCGCCGAGGCCAAGGAGTTCCTCGCCGGCTTCTACCTGCTCGACTGCGAAAGCCGCGAACGCGCCGTCGAGATCGCCGCCCGGATCCCCGAGGCCGCCTTCGGGGTCGTCGAGGTGCGGCCCGTCATGGGCCTGCACGGACCCGAGCTGTGA
- a CDS encoding YybH family protein has product MTEQRIRELMAARTTAMAARDAAGLAALYEPAAVAFTLAPPLVHHGEDPAARQAWFDGFDGPIEYEVRDLEVVVGGEVAYTHSVNRLSTTPKGMAQPFELWFRSTVCFRKVAGDWRITHVHDSTPFYMDGTFRAALDLKP; this is encoded by the coding sequence ATGACCGAGCAGCGAATCCGCGAACTGATGGCCGCGCGTACGACCGCGATGGCAGCGCGTGACGCGGCGGGGTTGGCGGCCCTGTACGAGCCGGCGGCGGTGGCGTTCACGCTGGCCCCGCCGTTGGTCCACCACGGCGAAGACCCGGCGGCGCGCCAGGCGTGGTTCGACGGGTTCGACGGGCCGATCGAGTACGAGGTCCGTGACCTGGAGGTCGTCGTCGGCGGCGAGGTGGCGTACACGCATTCGGTGAACCGGCTGTCGACCACACCCAAGGGGATGGCGCAGCCGTTCGAGCTGTGGTTCCGCTCGACGGTCTGCTTCCGGAAGGTGGCGGGTGACTGGCGGATCACCCACGTGCACGACTCGACGCCGTTCTACATGGACGGCACCTTCCGAGCGGCGCTGGACCTGAAGCCCTGA
- a CDS encoding DedA family protein: protein MHVDQWLQAIPPLSVYLIVGAVIMIESLGIPLPGEIVLVSAALLASQHDTLNPLWIGVLASAGAIVGDSIGYLIGKTGGQRLFAWAGRKFPKHFGPTHLANAERIFDKRGVWAVFLGRFIAFLRILAGPLAGSLKMHYPKFLLANAAGGIVWAGGTTALVYYLGVVAEEWLGNFSKYGLLAAVVIGVVVFFVMKKRLGRKHEEEEKQEVNEPTA from the coding sequence GTGCACGTCGACCAATGGCTGCAGGCGATACCGCCGCTCTCGGTGTACCTGATCGTCGGCGCCGTGATCATGATCGAGAGCCTCGGCATTCCCCTGCCCGGCGAAATCGTGCTGGTCAGCGCCGCCTTGCTCGCCTCGCAGCACGACACGCTGAACCCGCTGTGGATCGGCGTTCTCGCCAGCGCGGGCGCCATCGTCGGTGACAGCATCGGATATCTGATCGGCAAGACCGGCGGGCAGCGGCTGTTCGCCTGGGCGGGCCGGAAATTCCCGAAGCACTTCGGCCCGACGCACCTCGCGAACGCCGAGCGGATCTTCGACAAGCGCGGCGTGTGGGCCGTCTTCCTCGGCCGGTTCATCGCCTTCCTGCGCATCCTCGCCGGCCCGCTCGCCGGGTCGCTCAAGATGCACTACCCGAAGTTCCTGCTGGCGAACGCAGCCGGCGGCATCGTCTGGGCCGGCGGCACCACCGCCCTCGTCTACTACCTCGGCGTGGTCGCCGAGGAGTGGCTGGGCAACTTCTCCAAGTACGGCCTGCTCGCCGCCGTCGTGATCGGGGTCGTCGTCTTCTTCGTCATGAAGAAGCGCCTCGGCCGCAAGCACGAGGAAGAAGAGAAGCAGGAAGTCAACGAGCCGACGGCCTAG
- a CDS encoding EamA family transporter, giving the protein MPTRDRLLAVLVAVLWGLNFLAIHATLGQFPPVFAGALRFAVIAVPTVLFVPWPKVKVRHLLGYGLGFGTGQFAFLFIAMDTGMPTGLASLVLQASAPFTVLLGAVFLRERVTPHQLAGIALAVAGMAAIAWQQSGHAALLPMVLTLLAALSWAFGNLSTRRAEPDNPLHFTLWMSVVPPLPMFALSLVMEGPAAQWRSLTTLGTSTGLTALAGLSYVVLIGTVVGSGLWTTLMRRNPAGVVSPFSLLVPVVGLTASFLLLGERPTWLEIAAAAVVIAGVLLGSLRRPARRPEPELVAV; this is encoded by the coding sequence CTGCCCACCCGTGACCGTCTGCTCGCCGTGCTCGTCGCCGTCCTCTGGGGCCTGAACTTCCTCGCCATCCACGCCACGCTCGGCCAGTTCCCGCCGGTGTTCGCGGGCGCGCTGCGGTTCGCCGTCATCGCCGTGCCGACGGTCCTGTTCGTGCCGTGGCCGAAGGTGAAGGTGCGGCACCTGCTCGGCTACGGGCTCGGGTTCGGGACCGGCCAGTTCGCGTTCCTGTTCATCGCGATGGACACCGGGATGCCGACCGGGCTGGCCTCGCTGGTGCTGCAGGCGTCGGCGCCGTTCACGGTGCTGCTCGGCGCCGTCTTCCTGCGTGAACGCGTCACGCCGCACCAGCTGGCCGGGATCGCGCTGGCCGTCGCCGGGATGGCCGCGATCGCGTGGCAGCAGTCCGGGCACGCGGCGCTGCTGCCGATGGTGCTCACCCTCCTGGCCGCGCTGAGCTGGGCGTTCGGCAACCTCAGCACGCGGCGGGCGGAGCCGGACAACCCGCTGCACTTCACGCTGTGGATGTCGGTGGTGCCGCCGCTGCCGATGTTCGCGCTTTCGCTGGTCATGGAGGGGCCTGCCGCGCAGTGGCGGTCCCTGACGACGCTCGGCACCTCGACCGGGCTGACCGCGCTCGCGGGGCTCAGCTACGTCGTCCTGATCGGCACCGTCGTCGGCTCGGGTCTGTGGACCACGCTGATGCGACGCAACCCGGCCGGCGTCGTCTCGCCGTTCTCGCTGCTCGTGCCGGTGGTCGGGCTGACGGCGTCGTTCCTGCTGCTGGGCGAGCGGCCGACCTGGCTGGAGATCGCCGCGGCGGCGGTCGTGATCGCCGGCGTGCTGCTCGGCTCGCTGCGGCGGCCCGCGCGCAGGCCCGAACCCGAGCTCGTCGCGGTCTAG
- a CDS encoding LysR family transcriptional regulator, protein MDLGRLRTLREFADRGSVTAAARALHCTPSAVSQQLRALQSEVGLPLTEPAGRGLRLTDAGRALVARADEVLAALERAESELDTYRSAPRGRVRLAIFQSAGLMLLPGLLTRVAGYEGLEVDVRDVDMTPPEVPGLVADYDVVVAHRDEHAPEFDSGRLDVVPLLREPLDVALPAGHRLANRRRVELADLADERWISVDFGFPVDDVLRSLTIRTGVRPVVVQRINDFRITERLVAAGHGIALLPRYTMNTGRGSGLVGRPLAGIRAARLVEAVCRTGARQRPAVAKVIDELRAEVAELTGER, encoded by the coding sequence GTGGACCTGGGTCGTCTCCGCACGTTGCGGGAGTTCGCCGACCGCGGCAGCGTCACGGCGGCCGCGCGGGCGCTGCACTGCACGCCGTCCGCGGTTTCGCAGCAGCTGCGGGCGCTGCAGAGCGAGGTCGGACTGCCGCTGACCGAACCGGCCGGGCGGGGGCTGCGGCTGACCGACGCCGGCCGCGCGCTCGTCGCCCGCGCCGACGAGGTGCTGGCGGCGCTCGAACGCGCCGAGTCCGAACTGGACACCTACCGCAGCGCGCCGCGCGGCCGGGTGCGGCTCGCGATCTTCCAGTCGGCCGGGCTGATGCTGCTACCGGGCCTGCTCACCCGCGTCGCCGGGTACGAGGGCCTGGAGGTCGACGTCCGCGACGTCGACATGACGCCGCCGGAGGTGCCCGGCCTGGTCGCGGACTACGACGTCGTCGTCGCGCACCGGGACGAGCACGCGCCGGAGTTCGACTCCGGCCGCCTCGACGTCGTGCCGCTGCTGCGCGAACCGCTCGACGTCGCGCTCCCGGCCGGGCACCGCCTGGCGAACCGGCGGCGGGTCGAGCTGGCCGACCTGGCGGACGAACGCTGGATCAGCGTCGACTTCGGCTTCCCGGTGGACGACGTCCTGCGCTCGCTGACCATCCGCACCGGCGTGCGGCCGGTGGTGGTGCAGCGGATCAACGACTTCCGGATCACCGAGCGGCTGGTCGCGGCCGGGCACGGGATCGCGCTGCTGCCGCGGTACACGATGAACACCGGTCGCGGCAGCGGGCTGGTCGGCAGGCCGCTGGCCGGGATCCGGGCGGCGCGGCTGGTGGAGGCGGTGTGCCGGACCGGCGCGCGGCAGCGCCCGGCCGTGGCCAAGGTGATCGACGAGCTGCGCGCGGAGGTCGCCGAGCTGACCGGGGAACGGTGA
- a CDS encoding SDR family oxidoreductase — translation MSTLSGKTALVAGGTRGASRAIAVELGRAGAFVYVTGRSTRAGRSEVDRPETIEETAELVEKAGGRAEAIRVDHLVPAEVEALAKRIDPLDILVDGLWGGDKHLGWGKPVWEHDLDAGLRMIRLGIDAHLITSHFLLPRLIERPGGLLVELTDGTAEYNAKYREGTSLPFYVAKASAHLLAIGEAAELAAHGATAVAFTPGYLRSEMMLDIYGVTEDNWRDACERVPHFAISESPTFCGRTVVALASDPDRARWSGRTVSSGQLAKEYEVDDVDGSRPDAWRYIAEVADAGKPADTTGYR, via the coding sequence ATGAGCACACTTTCCGGAAAGACCGCCCTGGTCGCGGGCGGCACGCGCGGCGCGAGCCGGGCGATCGCGGTCGAGCTGGGCCGCGCGGGTGCCTTCGTCTACGTCACCGGCCGGTCGACCCGCGCCGGGCGGTCCGAAGTGGACCGGCCCGAGACGATCGAGGAGACCGCGGAGCTGGTCGAGAAGGCGGGCGGCCGGGCGGAGGCGATCCGCGTCGACCACCTGGTGCCGGCGGAGGTCGAGGCGCTGGCGAAGCGGATAGACCCGCTCGACATCCTGGTCGACGGCCTCTGGGGCGGCGACAAGCACCTCGGCTGGGGCAAGCCGGTGTGGGAGCACGACCTGGACGCCGGCCTGCGGATGATCCGCCTCGGCATCGACGCGCACCTGATCACCAGCCACTTCCTGCTGCCGCGGCTGATCGAGCGGCCGGGCGGGCTGCTGGTCGAGCTGACCGACGGCACGGCGGAGTACAACGCGAAGTACCGCGAAGGGACTTCGCTGCCCTTCTACGTGGCGAAGGCGTCGGCGCACCTGCTGGCGATCGGCGAGGCGGCGGAGCTGGCGGCCCACGGCGCGACGGCGGTGGCGTTCACGCCGGGCTACCTGCGTTCGGAGATGATGCTGGACATCTACGGGGTCACGGAGGACAACTGGCGCGACGCGTGCGAGCGGGTGCCGCACTTCGCGATCTCCGAGTCCCCGACGTTCTGCGGCCGCACGGTGGTGGCGCTGGCCTCGGACCCCGATCGGGCGAGGTGGTCGGGCCGGACGGTGAGCAGCGGCCAGCTGGCGAAGGAGTACGAAGTGGACGACGTGGACGGAAGCCGTCCGGACGCGTGGCGGTACATCGCGGAGGTGGCCGACGCCGGTAAACCGGCGGACACGACCGGCTACCGCTGA
- a CDS encoding helix-turn-helix transcriptional regulator, with the protein MKAERLVALLFTLQRRRSATAAELAAELGVSERTMHRDLAALRDAGVPLWTEPGRHGGFRLVDGWRSGLDGLTAREAVALFALGVPEALAGLGLDTAGSAARAKVSAGMPAELREHAALVAGRFHLDAPGWFGGPDEPPALATVVRAVWAQRRLSITYRRRDKVASRELEPFGLVLKAGVWYLVARVVPDDALRTYRVSRILSASAGDVAFERPADFDLAQWWRTSSSAFEQVARPLRVKVRLSGLAVRELRRVFGGEHLADTVVSLGSPDADGWAEAELALEDGEIGLGQLVALSPGVEVLEPAELRAALASIGAELAARNAQR; encoded by the coding sequence GTGAAAGCCGAGCGGCTGGTCGCGCTGTTGTTCACGCTGCAACGGCGACGCAGCGCGACCGCCGCGGAGCTCGCCGCCGAACTGGGCGTCTCCGAACGGACGATGCACCGCGACCTGGCGGCCCTGCGCGACGCGGGCGTTCCACTGTGGACGGAACCGGGCCGCCACGGCGGCTTCCGCCTGGTCGACGGCTGGCGATCGGGGCTCGACGGCCTCACCGCGCGTGAGGCCGTCGCGCTGTTCGCGCTGGGGGTGCCGGAGGCGCTCGCCGGGCTGGGCCTGGACACGGCGGGCAGCGCGGCGCGGGCCAAGGTGTCGGCCGGGATGCCGGCCGAGCTGCGCGAACACGCCGCCCTGGTGGCCGGCCGGTTCCACCTCGACGCGCCGGGCTGGTTCGGCGGTCCCGACGAGCCTCCGGCGCTCGCGACGGTGGTGCGGGCGGTCTGGGCGCAGCGGCGCCTCTCGATCACCTACCGCCGCCGCGACAAGGTGGCCTCGCGGGAGCTGGAGCCGTTCGGCCTGGTGTTGAAGGCGGGCGTCTGGTACCTCGTGGCGCGCGTGGTGCCGGACGACGCGTTGCGCACGTACCGGGTGTCGCGGATCTTGAGCGCTTCGGCCGGCGACGTCGCGTTCGAGCGGCCGGCGGACTTCGACCTGGCCCAGTGGTGGCGGACGTCTTCGTCGGCGTTCGAGCAGGTCGCGCGGCCGTTGCGGGTCAAGGTCCGGCTGAGCGGCCTGGCCGTCCGCGAGCTGCGCCGGGTGTTCGGCGGTGAGCACCTGGCGGACACGGTGGTCTCGCTCGGCTCGCCCGACGCGGACGGCTGGGCCGAGGCCGAGCTCGCCCTGGAAGACGGCGAGATCGGCCTCGGCCAGCTGGTGGCGTTGAGCCCCGGCGTGGAGGTGCTGGAACCGGCGGAACTCCGGGCGGCCCTCGCCTCGATCGGCGCGGAGCTGGCCGCCCGCAACGCTCAGCGGTAG
- the leuA gene encoding 2-isopropylmalate synthase, whose product MSSRIRKPSRPAPAGQPAWNPQRGTSMPVHRYRPWYELVENIDLPDRTWPDKRIERAPLWCAVDLRDGNQALIDPMSPARKRKFFDLLVRMGYKEIEVGFPAASQTDFDFVREIIEEGAIPDDVSIQVLTQCRPELIERTFESLDGAPRAIVHIYNSTSILQRRVVFREEREGIKKIATQAAEMVVELAAKRPDTDFRFQYSPESYTGTELSYALEVCNAVTDIWQPTPEKPVILNLPATVEMATPNVYADSIEWMSRNLARRDSVILSLHPHNDRGTGIAAAELGYQAGADRIEGCLFGNGERTGNVDLVALGMNLYSQGIDPQIDFSDMDEIKRTVEYCNQLPVPERSPWGGDLVFTAFSGSHQDAINKGLDALKDAADKAGVPVEDHPWEVPYLPIDPKDVGRTYEAVIRVNSQSGKGGVAYIMKAEHQLDLPRRLQIEFSKVIQRYTDSEGGEVDPTTMWNAFATEYLELNTPLELVRQHIRDNGDGEYDITATVLVEGDEHEVTGRGNGPIAAFFDALSTVGFDLRLLDYSEHTLSPGDDARAASYIECAISDRVFWGIGIDPSIVTASLRAVVSAVNRANR is encoded by the coding sequence ATGAGTTCGCGCATCCGCAAACCGTCCCGCCCGGCGCCCGCCGGCCAGCCCGCCTGGAACCCGCAGCGCGGCACGTCCATGCCGGTCCACCGCTACCGGCCGTGGTACGAGCTGGTCGAGAACATCGACCTGCCCGACCGCACCTGGCCCGACAAGCGCATCGAGCGCGCGCCGCTGTGGTGCGCCGTCGACCTGCGTGACGGCAACCAGGCCCTGATCGACCCGATGTCGCCCGCGCGCAAGCGCAAGTTCTTCGACCTGCTGGTCCGCATGGGCTACAAGGAGATCGAGGTCGGCTTCCCGGCCGCGTCGCAGACGGACTTCGACTTCGTCCGCGAGATCATCGAAGAAGGCGCCATCCCGGACGACGTCAGCATCCAGGTGCTGACCCAGTGCCGTCCCGAGCTGATCGAGCGGACGTTCGAGTCGCTCGACGGCGCGCCGCGGGCGATCGTCCACATCTACAACTCGACGTCGATCCTGCAGCGCCGCGTGGTGTTCCGCGAGGAGCGCGAGGGCATCAAGAAGATCGCGACGCAGGCCGCGGAAATGGTCGTCGAGCTGGCCGCCAAGCGGCCGGACACCGACTTCCGGTTCCAGTACTCGCCGGAGTCCTACACCGGCACCGAGCTGTCGTACGCGCTCGAGGTCTGCAACGCCGTCACCGACATCTGGCAGCCGACGCCCGAGAAGCCGGTGATCCTGAACCTGCCGGCGACCGTCGAGATGGCGACCCCGAACGTGTACGCCGACTCGATCGAGTGGATGAGCCGGAACCTGGCCCGCCGCGACTCGGTGATCCTGTCGCTGCACCCGCACAACGACCGCGGCACCGGCATCGCCGCCGCCGAGCTGGGCTACCAGGCCGGCGCGGACCGGATCGAGGGCTGCCTGTTCGGCAACGGCGAGCGCACCGGCAACGTCGACCTGGTCGCGCTGGGCATGAACCTCTACAGCCAGGGCATCGACCCGCAGATCGACTTCTCCGACATGGACGAGATCAAGCGGACGGTCGAGTACTGCAACCAGCTGCCGGTGCCCGAGCGCTCGCCGTGGGGCGGCGACCTGGTGTTCACCGCGTTCTCCGGCAGCCACCAGGACGCGATCAACAAGGGTCTCGACGCGCTGAAAGACGCCGCCGACAAGGCCGGCGTACCCGTCGAGGACCACCCGTGGGAGGTCCCGTACCTGCCGATCGACCCGAAGGACGTCGGCCGGACGTACGAGGCCGTCATCCGGGTGAACTCGCAGTCGGGCAAGGGCGGCGTCGCCTACATCATGAAGGCCGAGCACCAGCTCGACCTGCCGCGTCGGCTGCAGATCGAGTTCTCGAAGGTCATCCAGCGCTACACCGACTCCGAGGGCGGCGAGGTCGACCCGACGACGATGTGGAACGCGTTCGCGACCGAGTACCTGGAGCTGAACACGCCGCTGGAGCTGGTCCGCCAGCACATCCGCGACAACGGCGACGGCGAGTACGACATCACCGCGACCGTGCTGGTGGAAGGTGACGAGCACGAGGTCACCGGCCGCGGCAACGGCCCGATCGCGGCGTTCTTCGACGCGTTGAGCACGGTCGGCTTCGACCTGCGGCTGCTGGACTACAGCGAGCACACGCTCTCGCCGGGCGACGACGCGCGCGCGGCGTCGTACATCGAGTGCGCGATCTCGGACCGGGTGTTCTGGGGCATCGGCATCGACCCGTCGATCGTCACGGCGTCGCTGCGCGCGGTCGTGTCGGCGGTGAACCGCGCCAACCGGTGA
- a CDS encoding nitroreductase family protein, producing the protein MRKPAVTSVPIASLMAERWSPRALDPSGAVTPDQVRALLEAARWAPSFGNTQPARYLVGVRGTPSFDAILATLNSGNQAWAHRASLLLIGVMVTTNEKGTVPYAEYGLGLASENLVLQAVELGLVAHQMAGFSPDAVRAAFGLPEDAVPRVAIAVGSPAPPEVLGEDWRIEREKAERVRLPLEEFAFTGEWGTPAV; encoded by the coding sequence ATGCGAAAGCCGGCTGTGACGAGCGTCCCGATCGCGTCCCTGATGGCCGAACGCTGGAGCCCGCGGGCGCTGGACCCGTCCGGCGCGGTGACTCCGGACCAGGTGAGAGCGCTGCTGGAGGCGGCGCGCTGGGCACCGTCGTTCGGCAACACCCAGCCGGCGCGCTACCTGGTGGGCGTGCGCGGCACCCCGTCGTTCGACGCGATCCTGGCGACGCTCAACTCGGGCAACCAGGCGTGGGCGCACCGCGCGAGCCTGCTGCTGATCGGCGTGATGGTGACGACGAACGAGAAGGGCACGGTGCCGTACGCGGAGTACGGGCTGGGACTGGCGTCGGAGAACCTCGTGCTGCAGGCGGTGGAGCTGGGCCTGGTCGCGCACCAGATGGCGGGCTTCTCGCCGGACGCGGTGCGGGCGGCGTTCGGCCTTCCGGAGGACGCGGTGCCCCGGGTCGCCATCGCCGTGGGATCGCCGGCGCCGCCGGAGGTGCTCGGGGAGGACTGGCGGATCGAACGGGAGAAGGCCGAGCGGGTGCGGCTGCCGCTGGAGGAGTTCGCGTTCACCGGCGAGTGGGGCACGCCGGCGGTCTGA
- a CDS encoding aspartate kinase, translated as MALVVQKYGGSSLESADRIKRVAERIVATKKAGNDVVVVCSAMGDTTDELLDLAQQVNPAPPEREMDMLLTAGERISNALVAMAISAQGAEAWSFTGSQAGVVTTSVHGNARIIDVTPSRVTEALEQGYIALVAGFQGVAQDTKDITTLGRGGSDTTAVALAAALNADVCEIYSDVDGVYSADPRIVPDARKLDTIPYEEMLELAASGSKILHLRSVEYARRYGVPIRVRSSYSDKPGTTVTGSIEEIPVEQALITGVAHDRSEAKITVTGVPDHTGAAARIFRVIADAEIDIDMVLQNVSSTVSGRTDITFTLSKANGAKAVKELEKVKAEIGFESVLYDDHVGKVSLVGAGMRSHPGVTATFCEALANAGVNIEIINTSEIRISVLIRDAQLDEAVRAIHEAFELGGDEEAVVYAGSGR; from the coding sequence GTGGCCCTCGTGGTCCAGAAGTACGGCGGATCGTCGCTGGAAAGTGCCGACCGGATCAAGCGCGTCGCGGAACGGATCGTCGCCACGAAGAAGGCGGGCAACGACGTGGTCGTGGTCTGCTCGGCGATGGGTGACACCACCGACGAGCTGCTCGACCTGGCGCAGCAGGTCAACCCGGCGCCGCCGGAGCGGGAGATGGACATGCTGCTCACCGCCGGTGAGCGCATCTCGAACGCGCTGGTCGCCATGGCGATCTCGGCACAGGGCGCCGAGGCGTGGTCGTTCACCGGTTCGCAGGCCGGCGTCGTCACGACGTCGGTGCACGGCAACGCGCGCATCATCGACGTGACCCCGAGCCGCGTCACCGAGGCGCTCGAGCAGGGGTACATCGCGCTCGTGGCGGGCTTCCAGGGCGTCGCGCAGGACACCAAGGACATCACCACGCTGGGCCGCGGCGGCTCGGACACGACCGCCGTCGCGCTGGCCGCGGCGCTGAACGCCGACGTCTGCGAGATCTACTCCGATGTGGACGGTGTGTACTCCGCCGACCCGCGGATCGTGCCGGACGCGCGCAAGCTCGACACGATCCCGTACGAGGAGATGCTGGAGCTGGCCGCGAGCGGGTCGAAGATCCTGCACCTGCGTTCGGTCGAGTACGCGCGCCGCTACGGCGTGCCGATCCGAGTCCGCTCTTCCTACAGTGACAAGCCGGGCACGACGGTGACCGGTTCTATCGAGGAGATCCCCGTGGAACAAGCCCTGATCACCGGTGTGGCGCACGACCGCTCCGAAGCCAAGATCACGGTCACCGGGGTGCCGGACCACACCGGTGCCGCGGCCCGGATCTTCCGCGTGATCGCCGACGCCGAGATCGACATCGACATGGTGCTGCAGAACGTGTCCAGCACCGTCTCGGGCCGCACCGACATCACGTTCACGCTGTCGAAGGCCAATGGCGCCAAGGCGGTCAAGGAGCTGGAGAAGGTCAAGGCGGAGATCGGCTTCGAGTCGGTGCTCTACGACGACCACGTCGGCAAGGTGTCGCTGGTCGGCGCCGGGATGCGCTCGCACCCGGGTGTCACGGCGACGTTCTGCGAGGCGCTGGCCAACGCCGGCGTCAACATCGAAATCATCAACACCTCGGAGATCCGCATCTCGGTGCTGATCCGGGACGCGCAGCTCGACGAAGCCGTGCGCGCGATCCACGAGGCGTTCGAACTCGGCGGCGACGAAGAAGCCGTCGTCTACGCGGGGAGTGGTCGCTGA